One genomic segment of Sanyastnella coralliicola includes these proteins:
- a CDS encoding metallophosphoesterase, with product MRGNVIGAILGFIIFIAVLVLVEIYGFKGIHVSLKDWTSIWRTVFYWIYWIITVFTFALTIMAMLNFRAWRTEHPQWLMFAMAAFMVLWAPKVILGAFHLIDDLRYLVQWGVKAFSGSSGEGLEGKGISRATFLTRIGQVTAGLTFVSFLYGVTKGRFAFRVLDHKVAMKNLPSAFDGMKVVQISDAHLGSFFEQFEDVRKGIKMINDLNPDLILFTGDLVNIESSEAEPWIPVFKELKAKYGKYSILGNHDYADYGNLTEEQVLFSRTRLPEIHQEMGFDLLLNENRILNVKGEKVALIGVENWGKGFKQQGDLAKAMVGTEDVPSRILMSHDPTHWEEQVNGKEEIQLTLSGHTHGMQMGIEIPSIGLKFSPARLRYKRWGGLYTEGEQHLHVNRGFGFLGFPGRVGMWPEITLLELQSA from the coding sequence ATGAGAGGCAACGTAATAGGAGCAATTTTGGGATTTATCATATTCATCGCGGTTCTCGTATTGGTCGAGATCTACGGATTTAAGGGGATACATGTCAGCTTGAAGGACTGGACGTCTATTTGGCGCACGGTGTTTTACTGGATTTACTGGATCATTACCGTATTCACTTTCGCTTTGACGATCATGGCCATGCTGAATTTCAGGGCATGGAGAACGGAACATCCACAATGGTTGATGTTTGCGATGGCCGCATTTATGGTGCTTTGGGCTCCGAAAGTAATTTTGGGGGCTTTCCATTTGATTGATGATTTGCGATACCTCGTGCAATGGGGAGTCAAGGCATTTAGTGGATCTAGTGGCGAAGGATTAGAAGGGAAAGGTATTTCTCGTGCGACCTTCTTGACACGTATCGGGCAAGTGACTGCAGGTCTCACCTTCGTGAGTTTCCTTTATGGGGTAACGAAAGGACGCTTTGCTTTCCGTGTGCTTGACCATAAGGTGGCAATGAAGAACTTACCATCGGCCTTTGACGGTATGAAAGTGGTTCAGATCAGTGATGCCCACTTGGGAAGCTTCTTTGAGCAATTCGAAGACGTGCGTAAGGGGATCAAAATGATCAACGACCTGAACCCTGACCTTATCTTGTTCACAGGTGATTTGGTCAACATTGAAAGCTCTGAAGCCGAGCCATGGATTCCGGTATTCAAAGAATTGAAGGCGAAGTACGGTAAGTATTCTATTCTAGGAAACCACGATTACGCGGATTACGGTAACCTGACTGAGGAACAGGTGTTGTTTAGTCGGACACGCTTACCTGAAATCCATCAAGAGATGGGCTTTGATCTTCTTTTGAATGAGAACCGCATCCTCAATGTGAAAGGTGAGAAAGTAGCACTTATAGGAGTCGAGAACTGGGGGAAAGGATTCAAGCAACAAGGTGACCTTGCGAAGGCAATGGTAGGCACTGAAGATGTTCCTTCACGAATTTTGATGTCGCATGACCCTACCCACTGGGAAGAGCAAGTCAATGGTAAAGAAGAGATTCAACTCACCTTGAGCGGACATACCCACGGGATGCAGATGGGAATCGAAATCCCATCGATTGGATTGAAGTTCTCCCCTGCACGCTTGCGGTACAAGCGTTGGGGTGGATTATACACCGAAGGTGAACAGCATTTGCACGTGAACCGTGGCTTTGGATTTCTTGGCTTCCCTGGCCGTGTTGGAATGTGGCCAGAGATTACGCTTTTGGAGTTGCAATCAGCTTAG
- a CDS encoding diacylglycerol kinase, with protein sequence MSNKKFSLRDRLKSFSHAFRGINSALLSEHNMWIHMIAAVVVIFLGLFFNVTKTEWLILLLCIGVVLAAELFNTAIEELANAITQEQNERIGRAKDVAAGAVLVVAITAAVVGVLVLLPYFMK encoded by the coding sequence ATGTCCAACAAAAAATTTAGTTTGCGTGATCGTCTGAAGAGCTTTTCTCATGCTTTTCGCGGGATCAACAGTGCATTGCTGTCTGAACATAATATGTGGATACACATGATTGCGGCAGTGGTGGTGATTTTCCTTGGACTGTTCTTTAACGTTACCAAGACGGAATGGCTGATTTTGTTGCTGTGTATTGGAGTGGTGCTGGCGGCGGAGCTATTTAATACAGCCATAGAAGAGTTAGCGAATGCCATTACGCAAGAACAGAACGAGAGGATAGGTAGGGCGAAGGATGTTGCGGCTGGTGCAGTACTGGTTGTGGCGATCACAGCAGCTGTTGTTGGGGTTTTGGTATTGCTGCCTTACTTCATGAAGTAG
- a CDS encoding ABC transporter ATP-binding protein, with translation MLEVQALHIGYKKALIDQIDLEAEAGEIVAVIGRNGTGKSTFLKTVGGLIPAVSGKITWNKDDILRINAKQRAQFISIVQTSAPEWTGLTVQEVIALGAYPEKIEPNHEKVVSLLSTFRLEKVATQRVDEISDGEQQKTMIARALMQDTPIILMDEPTAFLDYPSRKEWWELVSDLRSKNKLIIVATHDIAMLREKGADRIWLFEQGKVSERKDTPDW, from the coding sequence ATGCTCGAAGTTCAAGCGCTACATATCGGATACAAGAAAGCCCTAATTGATCAGATTGATCTCGAGGCCGAGGCTGGCGAAATCGTGGCGGTAATCGGTCGAAACGGTACTGGAAAAAGTACCTTCCTCAAGACAGTAGGTGGTTTAATTCCCGCGGTTAGCGGAAAAATAACTTGGAACAAAGACGACATCCTCCGCATCAACGCGAAACAGAGAGCCCAGTTCATTTCCATCGTACAAACCAGTGCCCCTGAATGGACCGGCCTCACCGTTCAAGAAGTCATAGCACTTGGTGCCTACCCAGAAAAGATTGAGCCCAATCACGAAAAGGTCGTCTCTCTTCTATCGACCTTTAGACTAGAGAAAGTGGCGACACAACGGGTTGATGAAATCTCAGACGGCGAACAACAAAAGACAATGATTGCCCGCGCCCTCATGCAGGATACTCCGATCATCCTGATGGACGAGCCAACAGCATTCCTTGATTACCCAAGTCGCAAAGAGTGGTGGGAATTGGTGAGCGATCTGCGTTCAAAAAATAAGCTCATCATTGTAGCCACCCACGACATCGCCATGTTGCGCGAAAAGGGAGCCGATCGTATTTGGTTGTTCGAGCAAGGTAAAGTGAGTGAGCGCAAAGACACGCCAGATTGGTAA
- a CDS encoding FecCD family ABC transporter permease → MSKALKWLFPILLAITFFLLEVMFGSVRLPLGEVISALFGQKVSETTRLIVVESRLPRAITASLAGSGLAICGLLMQRFFQNPLAGPSVLGITSGASLGVALVVLLTGGALAAIGIVLGAFFGSMVILLIILLFALRVQRPVTLLIFGLMVGYMVSAAVILLQFGSSKEALRSFVFWGMGSFSDMKWSEISVLSVVVIAGFFWAFSLARKLDLWSLGESYARSMGLNHRQFRIGVLLLTGIITSIVTAYCGPIAFIGLAVPHLARGFWKSGKHAVLIPAVAISGMIIGLGCDLIARLPGAEGALPLNAVTSFMGAPVVIAIILKGRRVF, encoded by the coding sequence TTGAGTAAAGCTCTCAAATGGCTCTTTCCCATTTTACTCGCCATCACCTTCTTCTTATTAGAAGTGATGTTCGGCTCTGTGCGCTTACCTCTAGGTGAGGTGATTTCAGCGTTGTTCGGTCAAAAAGTCTCTGAAACTACCCGCCTTATCGTTGTCGAAAGCAGACTACCCAGAGCTATTACGGCATCACTTGCAGGAAGTGGTTTAGCCATCTGCGGACTGCTCATGCAACGCTTCTTTCAGAACCCCTTGGCCGGTCCTTCAGTACTTGGGATCACTTCTGGAGCAAGCTTGGGAGTGGCACTTGTCGTACTACTCACTGGTGGCGCTTTAGCAGCCATTGGGATTGTCCTAGGTGCCTTCTTCGGTTCTATGGTCATCCTTTTGATCATTCTGCTATTTGCACTTCGAGTGCAACGACCGGTGACCCTTTTGATCTTTGGCCTCATGGTAGGCTACATGGTTTCTGCAGCTGTCATCCTACTTCAATTCGGCAGTAGCAAAGAGGCATTGCGCTCGTTTGTCTTTTGGGGCATGGGCTCCTTCTCAGATATGAAGTGGAGCGAAATAAGCGTGCTGTCCGTTGTTGTTATTGCTGGGTTCTTCTGGGCTTTTTCGCTAGCGCGGAAATTAGATTTGTGGTCACTCGGAGAATCATACGCTAGATCAATGGGACTCAACCACCGTCAGTTCAGGATTGGTGTGTTGCTTTTGACTGGAATCATCACCAGTATCGTTACAGCTTACTGTGGACCTATCGCGTTTATCGGCTTGGCCGTTCCGCACTTAGCGAGAGGATTCTGGAAATCTGGAAAACACGCAGTTTTGATTCCGGCGGTAGCCATATCAGGAATGATCATAGGCCTAGGATGCGACCTCATTGCCCGACTGCCAGGAGCAGAAGGAGCCTTGCCGTTAAACGCCGTGACTTCATTCATGGGAGCCCCAGTTGTTATTGCGATCATTCTTAAAGGAAGGAGAGTTTTCTGA
- a CDS encoding ABC transporter substrate-binding protein: MLRTLLFSFCVLLLIGCAETPSQPEQPEPVSFTETSYAEGFAIVDFHGMSCLETYTLEGEETSLSCRVCKGTPPDTLLEVDHYLFRDSATITTLSTTHLAYFWKLQQLDQVLGTAYASWVKNQEVNARLEDGRMRDISGEKNIDFEQMVDLSPDVLITYPYGGEGYEQFEELGIVVVPFSEYLEIHPLGRAEWIKAAGWLIGQEEQANAAFAEIEASYNAAKELAANVQNRPSVFTGSNDGGVWFAPSGQSFIAQFIHDAGGSYLFSDHQERTNLKLDFEVLLERAMLADYWGKVSYREEGITLESIREDDPRYASLPVFEKGQVFYCNAAKTDYFGDAIVEPQAILQDLIAILHPELKPQHTARYFQPVELE, translated from the coding sequence ATGTTAAGAACTCTTCTCTTTTCGTTTTGTGTTTTGTTGCTCATCGGATGCGCCGAAACACCAAGTCAACCTGAGCAGCCAGAGCCGGTTTCTTTTACCGAGACTTCCTATGCCGAAGGATTTGCTATTGTTGATTTTCACGGCATGTCTTGTCTTGAGACTTATACGCTTGAAGGAGAAGAGACCTCACTTTCTTGTCGTGTGTGCAAGGGTACTCCACCTGACACCTTGCTCGAGGTTGATCACTACCTATTCCGCGATAGCGCAACCATTACTACTCTATCAACAACCCATCTAGCCTACTTCTGGAAACTGCAGCAACTTGATCAAGTGTTGGGAACGGCTTATGCCAGCTGGGTGAAGAATCAAGAAGTCAACGCGCGGCTTGAAGATGGACGCATGCGTGACATTTCTGGAGAAAAGAACATTGATTTTGAGCAAATGGTAGACCTCTCGCCTGATGTGCTCATTACTTACCCTTACGGTGGAGAAGGGTACGAACAATTCGAAGAATTGGGTATCGTAGTCGTTCCTTTCTCAGAATACCTAGAAATTCATCCTTTAGGTCGCGCGGAATGGATCAAAGCAGCTGGCTGGTTGATTGGTCAAGAAGAACAAGCCAATGCCGCTTTTGCTGAAATAGAAGCAAGCTACAACGCAGCGAAAGAACTGGCTGCAAATGTCCAGAATCGACCATCTGTGTTTACTGGCTCGAACGACGGTGGGGTTTGGTTTGCTCCTTCCGGACAAAGTTTCATTGCGCAGTTCATTCATGATGCCGGTGGTTCGTACTTATTCAGTGACCACCAAGAACGAACGAATCTGAAACTTGATTTCGAAGTGTTGCTGGAACGAGCGATGCTGGCTGATTATTGGGGCAAAGTGTCTTACCGTGAAGAAGGCATTACCCTCGAGTCTATTCGAGAAGATGACCCCCGATATGCGTCATTACCCGTGTTCGAAAAAGGACAAGTTTTCTACTGCAACGCGGCCAAAACGGATTACTTCGGAGATGCGATTGTTGAGCCCCAGGCCATTCTACAAGACCTCATTGCTATCTTGCATCCTGAATTGAAGCCGCAGCACACCGCGCGGTACTTCCAACCTGTTGAACTTGAGTAA
- a CDS encoding ion transporter produces the protein MNSLKLRLRPIVEDNTSRYGKIFDWIIQILIFVSLIAFALETLPDLSPENEERLELIELFCVVVFTIEYALRIFVAKNPLKYIFSFYGIIDLLAILPFYLRMVVDLRALRAFRVIRIFRALKLVRYNRALRRFHIAYTIVREETVLFLVVTCIMIFLSASGIYYFEKEAQPEAFASVFHSLWWSVITLTTVGYGDVYPITTGGKVFTFFILLMGLGIVTVPAGLLASALSKARMLEQEEHLKEEGESE, from the coding sequence ATGAACAGCCTCAAACTGCGACTTCGTCCTATCGTTGAAGACAATACTTCACGCTACGGTAAGATCTTCGACTGGATCATTCAGATCCTGATCTTCGTTTCGCTAATTGCTTTTGCTTTAGAGACACTCCCAGACCTCTCCCCAGAAAATGAAGAGCGACTGGAACTGATTGAGTTGTTCTGTGTTGTGGTCTTCACCATAGAATACGCTCTTCGCATCTTCGTAGCGAAGAATCCGCTCAAGTACATCTTTAGCTTTTACGGAATCATTGACCTCTTGGCCATTCTGCCTTTCTACTTGCGTATGGTAGTTGACCTGCGCGCGCTCAGAGCTTTCCGTGTCATCCGCATCTTCCGGGCGTTGAAGTTGGTTCGCTACAACAGAGCCCTCCGCCGATTCCATATTGCCTATACCATTGTTCGAGAAGAGACTGTGCTATTCTTGGTTGTGACTTGCATTATGATTTTTCTTTCAGCTTCTGGTATTTACTACTTCGAAAAAGAAGCGCAACCGGAGGCTTTTGCCTCTGTCTTTCACAGCCTATGGTGGTCTGTCATCACCTTAACTACCGTTGGGTATGGAGATGTTTACCCCATCACTACTGGTGGAAAGGTCTTTACATTTTTCATCCTCTTGATGGGTCTAGGGATCGTGACCGTTCCCGCCGGACTCTTAGCCTCCGCCTTGTCTAAGGCGCGGATGCTGGAGCAGGAGGAACATTTAAAGGAAGAAGGAGAATCAGAATGA
- a CDS encoding acyl-CoA carboxylase subunit beta, protein MKIKEDLTFNKNDDQMRMLLSDLRRKLTAVYKGGGEKKIAKQHAKGKMTARERVDYLLDDDQPRIEIGALAAEGMYQEHGGCPSAGVVVEIGYVRGRQVMVVANDATVKAGAWFPMTGKKNLRAQEIAIENRIPIIYLVDSAGVFLPMQDEIFPDKEHFGRIFRNNAVMSSMGIPQISAIMGSCVAGGAYLPIMSDEALIVNKTGTIFLAGSYLVKAAIGEDIDNETLGGATTHNEISGVTDYKAEDDKDALDTIKDLIDKIGRVNQDAGFSRIEAIEPKVDPKKVYGILPAERSKPYDTKQLIRCIVDDSKFTEYKAGIGKTIVCAYARIDGWSVGIVANQRELVQSKTQGMQFGGVIYSDSADKAARFIMNCNQKNIPLVFLQDVTGFMVGSRSEHGGIIKDGAKMVNAMANSTVPKFTVVVGNSYGAGNYAMCGKAYDPRLIVAWPTAQIAVMGGAQAAKVLLQIEMASMKAKGEEISEEKEKELFDKIKGRYDEQTSPYYAASRLWVDAIIDPADTRKVISMGIEAASGAPAEKPYNVGVLQT, encoded by the coding sequence ATGAAGATCAAGGAAGACCTCACATTCAATAAGAACGACGATCAAATGCGCATGCTTCTTTCTGATTTGCGCCGTAAACTCACTGCTGTATACAAAGGTGGTGGGGAAAAGAAGATCGCCAAGCAACACGCCAAGGGTAAAATGACTGCGCGTGAACGTGTTGACTACTTATTGGATGATGATCAACCTCGTATCGAAATTGGTGCATTGGCTGCTGAAGGCATGTATCAAGAACACGGTGGTTGTCCGAGCGCAGGAGTGGTTGTTGAGATTGGATACGTGCGAGGAAGGCAAGTGATGGTTGTGGCGAATGATGCCACCGTAAAGGCTGGAGCTTGGTTCCCAATGACTGGAAAGAAGAACTTACGCGCTCAGGAAATCGCCATCGAGAATCGCATACCGATCATCTACCTCGTAGATAGTGCAGGAGTGTTCTTGCCAATGCAAGACGAAATCTTCCCTGATAAAGAGCATTTCGGACGCATCTTCCGTAACAACGCGGTGATGTCTTCAATGGGGATTCCTCAAATTTCAGCGATCATGGGTTCATGTGTTGCTGGAGGGGCTTACCTACCGATTATGAGCGACGAAGCGCTCATCGTCAATAAAACAGGGACTATCTTCTTAGCCGGTTCATACCTCGTGAAGGCCGCTATTGGCGAAGACATCGACAATGAAACGCTTGGTGGTGCAACGACTCACAATGAGATTTCAGGAGTAACAGACTACAAAGCAGAAGACGATAAGGATGCGTTAGACACGATCAAAGATCTTATTGATAAGATCGGACGTGTCAATCAAGATGCCGGATTCAGTCGTATTGAGGCGATTGAGCCGAAAGTAGACCCGAAGAAGGTCTATGGAATTCTTCCGGCTGAACGCAGCAAGCCTTACGATACAAAGCAACTAATTCGTTGTATCGTAGATGATTCAAAATTCACAGAGTACAAGGCAGGGATCGGTAAAACCATTGTTTGTGCTTACGCACGCATTGATGGATGGAGTGTAGGTATTGTTGCCAACCAGCGCGAGCTTGTACAATCGAAAACACAAGGGATGCAGTTTGGAGGAGTGATCTACAGCGATAGTGCTGATAAGGCTGCTCGATTCATTATGAACTGTAACCAGAAGAACATCCCATTGGTGTTCTTGCAAGATGTGACAGGCTTCATGGTAGGCTCTCGCTCAGAGCATGGAGGTATCATCAAAGATGGTGCGAAAATGGTGAACGCTATGGCCAATAGCACCGTACCTAAGTTTACCGTGGTTGTCGGAAATAGCTATGGAGCAGGAAACTACGCGATGTGTGGGAAGGCTTATGACCCACGCTTAATTGTTGCATGGCCAACAGCACAAATCGCGGTGATGGGAGGTGCTCAAGCAGCGAAGGTGTTGCTTCAGATCGAAATGGCTTCCATGAAAGCGAAAGGAGAAGAAATCTCAGAAGAAAAAGAAAAAGAGCTCTTTGACAAGATCAAAGGTCGCTATGATGAGCAGACATCTCCTTACTATGCTGCAAGTCGCCTTTGGGTTGATGCCATCATTGATCCGGCAGATACGAGAAAGGTGATTTCCATGGGAATTGAGGCGGCTTCAGGGGCTCCAGCAGAAAAGCCGTACAATGTAGGTGTTCTCCAAACCTGA
- a CDS encoding alpha/beta hydrolase, translated as MRALTICAASLIVSFLACSDGIATSSATINESEDTWTPVYNDSVSVSNHLYFIRKEADMYLDVYEPTDSNDLKPTVIFIHGGGFFTGTRKEDNIEHFCDSLARNGIRVVNMDYFLYLKGQSFHCDQPSENKMKAFDSVSADLSMAIKYLKDDLNLDLSSLYIAGSSAGAEVVLHAPYGYKSRSEYAAEDKTEIKGLLAFAGAMIDTSLVTKENAIPTLLYHGSCDPLVPYGSDTHHYCPEKTVGALMLHGSYSIFQRMEALDQTVRLVTHCGAKHSIASKPIENDIQDILDFITRVQNDEHFIEHEVRESADCKYGDWEFCTP; from the coding sequence ATGAGAGCATTGACAATTTGTGCAGCATCCTTGATCGTTTCTTTCTTGGCTTGTTCTGATGGTATCGCCACTTCCTCTGCTACTATCAACGAGAGTGAGGACACATGGACTCCGGTTTATAACGACTCTGTGAGCGTCAGTAACCATCTCTACTTCATACGCAAGGAAGCCGATATGTACCTAGATGTATATGAGCCGACTGATTCCAATGACCTTAAACCCACGGTTATTTTCATCCATGGTGGTGGATTCTTCACCGGCACTAGAAAAGAAGATAATATTGAGCATTTCTGTGACTCGCTAGCGCGGAATGGGATACGCGTTGTGAACATGGACTACTTCCTCTACCTCAAGGGGCAATCCTTCCATTGTGATCAACCCAGCGAGAATAAGATGAAAGCCTTTGACTCTGTTTCTGCCGATCTCTCAATGGCCATTAAATACCTGAAAGATGATCTGAACCTTGACTTAAGCAGCCTCTACATCGCCGGAAGCAGTGCAGGAGCAGAAGTGGTTCTACATGCCCCATATGGCTATAAAAGCAGATCTGAATACGCCGCCGAAGACAAAACTGAAATCAAAGGACTTTTGGCATTTGCTGGTGCCATGATTGACACTTCACTAGTAACGAAAGAAAATGCCATCCCCACCTTGCTTTACCATGGAAGTTGTGACCCTTTAGTTCCATACGGATCGGATACGCACCACTACTGTCCTGAAAAAACAGTGGGCGCATTGATGCTTCATGGCAGCTACTCCATTTTCCAACGAATGGAAGCGCTTGACCAGACCGTTCGTTTGGTCACGCATTGTGGCGCAAAACACTCCATCGCTTCTAAACCGATAGAGAATGATATCCAAGACATTCTAGACTTCATCACACGCGTGCAGAACGATGAGCATTTCATAGAACACGAAGTGAGAGAAAGTGCCGATTGCAAATATGGAGACTGGGAATTCTGTACCCCATGA
- a CDS encoding DUF7793 family protein yields MRERDFNNEYSLDILANGVVHIVFKDGSSMHGEDVNLLHERYKEVNPGHKVKVLSDIRGLRSVDMKTRKFVSDPIAEELVESLAIIVSNSVSRVIGSFILGLNKPKFPVKLVADEEQGFKFLNVHSHESVK; encoded by the coding sequence ATGAGAGAGAGGGACTTTAATAACGAATATTCGTTGGATATTCTTGCCAACGGTGTGGTACATATTGTTTTCAAAGATGGATCAAGCATGCACGGTGAAGATGTGAATTTGCTCCATGAACGCTATAAAGAAGTAAATCCTGGGCATAAAGTAAAGGTGCTTTCAGATATCCGAGGACTTCGTTCAGTGGATATGAAAACGCGAAAATTTGTTTCTGATCCAATCGCTGAAGAACTTGTTGAGTCATTGGCGATCATTGTTAGTAACAGCGTAAGCAGAGTTATAGGAAGCTTCATCCTAGGACTGAATAAACCGAAATTTCCTGTGAAGTTGGTAGCAGATGAGGAGCAAGGATTTAAATTCCTAAATGTTCATTCTCATGAATCAGTCAAGTGA
- a CDS encoding sensor histidine kinase produces the protein MNQSSEQLAPGLQSILDQLICIAQGQDDCRVEITGEDETLDAITVGLNMLTEELTKRDESIRDQNRLFETMLEAVAESIVLVETDGFTLLVANQAYEKRFDKKVDNTATGSVEGRTLMDAARLVGYQEEKINFFNEWILETIRTRKRINRLEEDEFESGMRYFSSSITPIVEGDHVKYLAYVSREITEEVESSFKLSISESRLKQAQRISNVGHFNFSLLDQSLSWSDQLKRIFELPEGQDPTYEFFLKSIAPEHQELMNNVIGNAIQNGENFEVPHRMVTPSGESKYLLCSGEAVQENGQTIAIMGVAHEVTKDVLAKQRIEQQKIALEESNRKLSTANNRLEELAYIASHDLKAPLLNFNALLEMLEGQEELGEFSKTLIAKMKQSAGGMNQTIQGLNTVLENFQQQEEAEVCDIPSIIDQVQLSIGSLIERESAQINVSALAIEKTRFNKQRLESIVQNLVGNSLKYRQEDLAPAINISSYTKDDEVVLEVADNGIGIDLEINGDRMFGLFKRFHTHVEGRGIGLHMINSFVADAGGHIEVESEVNKGTTFKVHLGPESIAHEA, from the coding sequence ATGAATCAGTCAAGTGAACAATTAGCACCAGGTCTTCAGAGCATTCTTGACCAGCTCATTTGTATTGCTCAAGGGCAAGACGATTGCCGTGTAGAGATAACAGGAGAGGATGAAACGCTTGATGCAATTACCGTTGGGCTCAATATGCTCACCGAAGAATTGACCAAAAGAGATGAAAGCATTCGGGATCAGAATAGACTTTTTGAAACGATGCTTGAGGCGGTTGCGGAGAGCATTGTATTGGTTGAAACTGACGGTTTTACCTTGTTGGTTGCGAACCAAGCCTACGAGAAAAGATTTGACAAAAAAGTTGATAATACGGCCACTGGAAGTGTGGAAGGACGCACTTTAATGGACGCGGCTAGGCTCGTAGGGTATCAAGAAGAAAAGATAAATTTCTTCAATGAATGGATTTTGGAAACCATTCGAACTAGGAAACGAATCAACCGACTTGAAGAAGATGAGTTTGAGTCTGGAATGCGTTATTTCAGTTCGTCTATCACACCAATTGTAGAAGGGGATCATGTCAAGTATTTGGCGTATGTATCTCGTGAAATCACAGAAGAAGTAGAAAGTTCTTTTAAGCTATCGATCTCTGAAAGTCGCTTGAAACAGGCCCAGCGCATTTCTAACGTCGGCCACTTCAACTTTTCGTTGCTCGATCAAAGCCTAAGCTGGTCAGATCAGTTAAAACGTATTTTTGAGTTACCTGAAGGGCAAGATCCTACTTATGAGTTCTTCTTGAAATCAATTGCGCCTGAGCATCAAGAGCTCATGAATAACGTCATTGGTAATGCCATTCAAAACGGGGAGAACTTTGAGGTACCTCACCGCATGGTCACCCCAAGCGGTGAATCAAAATACTTGCTTTGCTCCGGTGAGGCTGTTCAAGAGAATGGACAAACCATCGCCATCATGGGAGTTGCTCATGAGGTAACGAAGGATGTATTAGCTAAACAACGTATCGAACAACAAAAGATCGCGCTAGAAGAATCCAATAGAAAGCTCTCAACGGCGAATAACCGCCTGGAGGAGTTAGCCTATATCGCCTCGCACGATTTGAAAGCGCCACTTTTGAATTTCAACGCCTTGCTTGAAATGCTGGAAGGTCAAGAAGAACTTGGTGAGTTCAGCAAGACCTTGATTGCGAAAATGAAGCAGTCAGCAGGGGGGATGAATCAAACGATTCAAGGACTTAATACGGTGCTCGAGAATTTCCAACAGCAAGAGGAAGCCGAAGTTTGTGATATCCCATCCATTATTGATCAAGTTCAGCTGTCGATCGGTAGCCTTATCGAGCGCGAGAGTGCACAGATCAATGTTTCCGCGCTAGCGATAGAAAAAACACGATTCAACAAACAACGACTGGAAAGTATCGTGCAAAACCTCGTAGGCAATTCACTGAAGTACAGACAAGAAGATTTAGCGCCTGCTATCAATATTTCAAGTTATACCAAAGATGATGAGGTGGTGCTGGAAGTAGCAGACAACGGCATCGGTATAGATCTCGAAATCAATGGAGACCGGATGTTTGGCTTATTCAAACGTTTCCACACGCATGTGGAAGGAAGAGGAATAGGCTTACACATGATCAACAGCTTCGTAGCAGATGCCGGCGGACATATAGAAGTAGAAAGCGAAGTGAACAAAGGCACCACTTTTAAGGTACACTTAGGACCAGAATCAATTGCTCATGAAGCTTAG
- a CDS encoding response regulator: MKLRILIVEDDEVSAFVSKTVVEQSGYCDSPVIVDNGQAALDYLIANDVDLILLDISMPVLDGFQFMDLKKAKYPKLEVPVVMLSSSDREQEQVRMKSYPEILDYSMKPLKKDFLSSVVNRLN, encoded by the coding sequence ATGAAGCTTAGAATACTCATTGTAGAAGACGACGAAGTCAGTGCATTCGTTTCAAAGACGGTAGTCGAGCAGTCAGGGTATTGCGATTCTCCTGTCATTGTTGACAATGGTCAAGCCGCACTGGATTATCTCATTGCCAATGACGTTGATTTAATTCTATTGGATATCTCCATGCCTGTGCTTGATGGTTTCCAATTTATGGATTTGAAAAAGGCAAAATATCCGAAGCTTGAAGTGCCCGTAGTGATGCTTTCTAGTTCTGACAGAGAACAAGAGCAAGTACGCATGAAAAGCTACCCGGAGATTTTGGACTACAGCATGAAGCCTTTGAAAAAAGACTTTCTGTCATCTGTGGTAAATCGCCTTAATTGA